The following proteins come from a genomic window of Gimesia chilikensis:
- the hemC gene encoding hydroxymethylbilane synthase produces the protein MNQTAEPRPLRIATRASKLALWQAEHVSALLEAQGSGRPIEIVHITSEGDRDLTSPLSQFGGLGVFTREVQKAVLDGRADLAVHSLKDLPTEPAPGLTLAGIPDRGPLYDVLILPEGSEPIESLADLPEQARIGTGSLRRRAQLLHQRSDLEMLEVRGNVQTRLKKLDSGEYDALCLAEAGMVRLELLAERNWLLLSPPEVYPAVGQGALGIECRDDDTETIEILGAISDPAVRAATTAERSLLSHLRAGCHAPIGSLSRLEENQLTLEAVVLSGDGQERIFVSESGPLEAAAETGIKAAEALLEAGADRLISPGPGSPEAP, from the coding sequence ATGAATCAGACAGCGGAACCCCGTCCCTTGCGCATCGCAACCCGGGCCAGCAAGCTGGCGCTCTGGCAGGCAGAGCATGTGTCTGCCCTGCTGGAAGCTCAGGGGAGCGGACGGCCGATTGAAATCGTGCACATCACATCGGAAGGTGACCGCGATCTGACCTCGCCACTGTCCCAGTTCGGCGGACTGGGTGTCTTCACACGCGAAGTGCAGAAAGCGGTTTTGGACGGACGGGCTGATCTGGCGGTTCACAGTCTCAAAGATTTACCGACCGAGCCGGCTCCCGGTCTGACCCTGGCGGGAATCCCGGACCGGGGTCCCTTGTATGATGTGTTGATTCTGCCCGAGGGTTCCGAGCCGATTGAGTCGCTGGCTGATCTGCCCGAACAGGCACGGATTGGAACGGGAAGTCTGCGGCGCCGGGCTCAACTGCTGCATCAGCGAAGTGACCTGGAAATGCTCGAAGTCCGCGGAAACGTGCAGACCCGTCTGAAGAAACTGGACTCCGGCGAATACGACGCCCTCTGTCTGGCGGAAGCCGGAATGGTGCGACTGGAACTGCTGGCCGAAAGGAACTGGCTGCTGTTGAGTCCGCCGGAAGTCTATCCGGCCGTCGGTCAGGGCGCCTTGGGCATCGAATGCCGGGACGACGATACCGAAACCATTGAAATTCTAGGAGCGATTTCCGATCCCGCGGTGCGTGCCGCAACCACGGCGGAACGGAGTCTGCTTTCGCATCTGCGTGCGGGCTGCCATGCCCCGATTGGTAGTCTGTCTCGACTGGAAGAGAATCAACTGACATTGGAAGCAGTCGTATTAAGCGGCGACGGTCAGGAGCGGATCTTCGTTTCCGAGAGTGGTCCACTCGAAGCGGCAGCGGAGACCGGGATCAAGGCTGCGGAGGCACTGCTGGAAGCGGGGGCAGACCGGTTGATTTCGCCCGGTCCCGGCTCGCCGGAGGCCCCCTGA